Genomic window (Nitrospirales bacterium LBB_01):
AGGCGAGGCTGACACTGTGTAAAAAAATAAAAGCCATCTCCTATTTTCATGTAACATGTGTTAATAATATAACATGTGTTTCATTATGTCAAGGAAAATTTTTAAAAAATATGTTACGATAGTGTATGGAATTAAAAGATGTACCAATATTTGAAGGCCTTACAGTCAGCGAATTAAAAGAGATAGAACCATACATTCAATTTATCTCCTTAAGGAAGAAAGAAGCTGTTTTTAACGAGGGTGATAAGTCCGATTGGTTTTACATTGTGGCTGCCGGCAAGGTTAAAATTACCAAATTGTCTCAGGACGGAAAGGAGTTGATTCTTGAGATAGTGCAAGACGGCGAACTTTTTGGAGCGCTGGCTGTGTTCAGGGGGTTTCCGTATCCAGCTAATGCAATAGCTATGGAAAATGCAAAAGTAGTAAGGATTTTGCGTAAGAATCTGTTTAGAATTCTTGACAGGTTTCCAATATTGATGTTTAAAATCACCTCGATTATCGGAGACCGCATGAAAAACTCCCACGAAACGCTAAAAAACATAGCGCTTGAACGGGTGGAATCAAGAATTGCCTCGTTACTAATAAAACTCTCCGACAAATCCCCAACCCCCGGGCAAATTGACATTAAATTAACCAAACAAGATATTGCCGAAATGGTTGGTACAACTGTTGAGACCTCAATAAGAACCTTGAGCAAATTTAAAAAAGAAGGACTTATAACCGACAAAAAAGGACTCCACGTTATTACCGATAAAGAGGGACTTGAGCAATACGCTAATTAATGGAGTTTCAAAGATTTTTAACCACAGATTGCACTGATAAAAGATTTCTATCCGCAGATTGCGCAGATTTCCGCAGATGAAAAGATTTTTTATCTCAAATTGTATAGCATTTTCTTTCACACCTAGTGTATCATAACGGACAATTACTGCTTAGGGAAGAGTGATTATGAAATCTGTGTTGATGTGTTTGTTTGTCTTTGCGTTTGTCGGGATTGTATCGGCTATGGAAATCAAATATCAAGAAGCTCTCGTTTATTATGAAAAGACTGTAGAGTTAGACCCTCAGAACGCTTTATATTTAAATGACACCGGATGTATTTACCACACGTTAGGTCAGTATCAGAAGGCGATTGACTACTTTATAAGTTTTTCCAGGGCGGTGGCTGTTGAGCACAGAAAAATTAATTAGCAGCAAGTTTCTTTAACTCTGCAAGTGTGTTTAGTGCCTCATCGGGAGTCAGCTTCTTTAAATCAAGATTGATAAGAGAAAGCACGGCAGGATGGATTTGAGAAGAGAACAAATCAAGCTGAATCGCTGTTTTTCCTCTCCTTTTGATTAAATAGACCTGAGCTTCTACCTCTTGAACCTCCTTTTTTTCAAGCTCCAACAGAATATCCTTGGCACGTGTTACGATGCTGTCGGGAAGCCCTGCAAGCCTTGCCACTTGTATTCCATAGCTTTTGTCTGCGGCACCTTTTACTATTTTTCTGAGAAAGATTATCTCGTCTCCCCACTCCTTTACCGACACGTTGTAGTTTTTTACTCCAAGGGTTGTAACTACAAGATCCGTTAATTCGTTATAGTGTGTGGCAAAGAGAGTTCGTGCTCCGATTGAGTTAACAATATGCTCTGCTACCGCCCATGCTATGCTAATGCCGTCAAATGTGCTTGTGCCGCGGCCTACCTCATCAAGGATTATAAGACTCTGTTTTGTTGCATTGTTTACAATATTTGAGGTCTCTATCATTTCAACCATAAACGTGCTCTGTCCTTTGGCAAGAAAGTCAGAAGCGCCGATTCTCGTAAAAATTCTGTCAGTGACCCCAATTTTTGCCGAATCTGCTGGAACAAAAGAACCCATCTGAGCCATTAGGATTATCAGTGCGTTTTGTCTCATATAGGTTGACTTGCCGGCCATGTTAGGTCCTGTGATGATTAACATCCTGTTGTCTTCTGTATCCAGCACACAGTCGTTAGGGATAAACTTGTCAACGGAGGCAGTCTTTTCTATTACCGGGTGCCGCCCTCCTTTAATAACTATCTCTCCTCCGCTATGAACCTCTGGTTTTACATATTTTTTTGCCTTAGCTGTTTCTGCAAGCGACTGCAGGTAATCTATAACGGCTATGGCATTTGCAGCAGCTTTTAGTCCCCCTGCATATAGCTCCACCTTTTCTACAACCGCTCTGAAATAATCATACTCAAGCGCTTTTAACTTTTCTTCGGCTCCGACTATCTTATTTTCATACTCTTTTAACTCAGGAGTGATAAACCGCTCGGCATTTACAAGGGTCTGTTTTCTGATAAAGTGCGGCGGCACAAGATGCAGATAACTCTTTGTCACCTCTATGTAGTAGCCAAATATTTTATTGTAACTGACCTTAAGGTTATTAATTCCCGATGAGGAGCGCTCTTTAATCTCAAGCTCCGATAGGAACGTTTTTCCCTTTGTAGCAATCTCTCGTAAATAATCAATGTCTTGAGAGCAGCCGTCTCTGATTATCCAACCGTCTCTAATAGAAGCCGGCGGTGAGTCTGTTATCGAGTCTTCAATGACTTCAATTAAAGATGTAAAGTCGGGGATTTCGCCTGCAAGCTCTCTGAGATAGTTGTCAGTCTGATTATTTAATAATTCCTTTATCTCAGGCATCGCTTCAACGGAGCTTTTAACGGCAAGTAAATCACGGGCATTAGCACTCCCTTTAATTAGTTTAATCGTGATTCGTTCAATATCCTGTATTGATTTAAGTTTGGCTCTTAGGTTTCCCCTTAGAGTATAGTCATAAACCAGAGTTCCAACGGCATCAAGTCTTTTGTTTATCTCAGTGGTATCAATAAGAGGCCTTAGGAGAGCGTCTCTAAGAAATCTTGTTCCCATAGGGGTAAGATTGTTTTCGAGTATCGCAAGGAGGGTATCGTTTTTGGTTGAGTCTTTAAGATTGCCGACAAGCTCAAGGTTCCTTATGGTTACGGCATCTATAAACATAAATGAGGACATGTTGAGAGTTTTAATTTTAGTGAATTGTAAGTTTGATCTCTGAGTATCGGTTAGATACGATATAAGACCTCCGGCAGCAGAAATTGCTCCGTTTTTTCCCTCACAACCGTACCCTTCAAGGGTTGATACCTTAAAATGCTCAAGGAGCAGCTTGTAGGCCTCCATAAAGTCAAAAGGCAGGTCGCTCACGTATGAGACAAAAAAGTCTTTTAAAATTGTGCCGTAGTGAATGTCGTCCCTTAGAGACTCTGGACAGATGATTTCACGGGCGGCAAATCTGTGGATTTCGTCAGTCAGACTTTCTTTTGTCTCATAGACCATAAACTCACCGGTGGATATATCGGAAACTGCTATGCCATGCAGGTCATTAATTGGATAAAACGAAAAAATATAGGTGTTTTCTCCGGGGTTTTCCGGCTCATACGTGCCGGGAGTAACAAGGCGGACAATTTCACGCTTAAAAATTCCCTTTGGAGACCCTGTCTCCTCTATCTGCTCGCAAACAGCGACTTTGTGACCGGCTTCAATAAGTTTTTTAAGATAGGCGTCGGCGGCAAAATAAGGAATTCCACACATCGGCAGTGACTCCTTCTTTCCCTTGTTTCTGGCCGTAAGAGCAATCTGCAAAACCTTAGAGGCCACGATAGCGTCCTCGCCAAACATTTCGTAAAAATCCCCAAAGCGAAAAAACAGTATCGCATCCTCATAGACCTTCTTTAGGTCAAAATACTGTTTCATAACCGGAGTGAGCTCTTGAAATTCCATTGTATTGTATTTAAGAATATTTTTAGTTAAAAAAGAAAGGTCGTTACTAAAAATGATTTGTACCTTTGAGGGAAACTCTCAAAGGTACAGTGCTAAGGTTGGAAAGGGTTCATAAGAACCCTGACCTGCCTATGAGAACATTTACTTTTCACATTCCGACGCTACTATTGTGCAATTATGAGCACAATCGTCAAGGGCTTTAGACTCTGCTGTCTCTTTATCTTTACCCCATCCGATACCAAAGTATTTATGGCTTTCAGCTACAGCGCCGCATTTTTCAAACCACACACGGAACTTACAATCTGTGCCACCGTGGTCCTTACATGCCTTTACCGCACATGACTTAGCCTCGTCTTTACCGTCTGCTCCAGTACAAACACCATACATTTCATCCTCATCGGAAATTGCAATTGCTCCTGTTGCATAGACCTTCTCTGAATAGCTGACAACAACAATCAACGCTAAGACCAACAGATAAACCAACTTTTTCATACATTCCCCCTGATACGATTTTAAGCGGTTAAACCGCACCGTGAATTATAAGTATTTTTGGTTAAAAAAGATAGAGTGCTGCGTTGATTTAGTTAAACATTAAGTTCTATTGTAAACACTGCCCCGTCTGGAATATTTCTGAGATATATTTTACCTTCTATACTGTCTTCTATTATCATTTTTGACATATAGAGTCCTATTCCCGTTCCAGTTGTGTTGTCTTTGGTTGTAAAATATTGGTCAAATACTTTATCCATTATCTCATCCGGAATTCCTCCACCGTTGTCGCTTATTTCCATCTTTAATATGTTATTGTCCCTGTAAACATCAATCGCTATCAGCCCCATGTCGTTTTTACTTAATCCGCCACTGCTTCTTCTTTGAATAATTGCATCCTTAGCATTGCTTATGATGTTCATAATAACGTGTGAAAGGTAGCTCTTGTATGTAGTTATTATAGTAGCTTCACAGGGTACAATTTCAGAGAGATTGTTAAATGTCTTACCATGAGTGTGGCATGTGATTTTATAGTCAATCATGTTGTGTTTAAATTGGCTTGACATCATAGAAAATACATCTGCAGATATCCCGATTAAATCAAAGGTCTCTTTTTCTTTTGAAGGTTTAAAAAAGTTTCTAAAATCATCAATAGTCTTAGATATGAAATTAATTTGCTGCAATGAGTTTTTTATAAAACTATTGATATACTCATCATTGATTTCATTATATTCATATGCGTCTTTAATGTCTTGAACGATAACGCTGACTGCATTTAAAGGCTGTTTCCATTGGTGGGCAATAGCGGCTATCATATCGCCCATTGCCGCCATTTTTGACTGCTGAATCAGTAACTTTTCTTTTTCTTTTATCTCCTGGACTTTATTTTTTACAAGACTGTCAAGGTTTCTATTTAAACGGTCAAGGATATAGTTTTTTGTTTTTAACTCATCCTCGCTTTCTCTTAACGCATTCTGAATATCTTTTAAATAAGTAATATCCCGAGCTACATGAATAGTATAGTGGACCCCATTGTCAAGACCACTTTTTAGTGGACTTAAGGTATAGCCCTCTAAGAGGGTATTTAGTCTGTTAGTATAAGGGTAAGGGATAGGGTAATGCATCCTTACGCCGCCATCGCAAAATCAGAGCTTTTATAAACCTCGGCAGGTGTTTTGCCTCTAAGCGTAGAATGCGGACGCTCATTGTTATAAAAATCAAAATAGCTCCTTAGCGCTTTAATCAACTCATCAACAGTTTCATAATCTTTTATATAAACCTCCTCATACTTGACACTGCGCCACAGCCGCTCAATCATGATATTATCCATAGCCCGTCCTCTGCCATCCATACTTATCCGAATCCCATTGCTCTGAAGCACATTGATAAACGCTGCCCCTGTATACTGGCTGCCTTGATCTGTGTTGAATATCTCAGGACTGCCATAGAGCCTAAGGGCTCGCTCAAGGCTACTTACGCAAAAACCATCATCCATTGTCACTGACACCTCCCATGACAGCACATAGCGGCTATACCAGTCCATTACTGCTGTCAGATACACAAAGCCATGTCTCATTCGAATATACGTTATATCACTGCACCAGACTTGGTTGATGATAGTAATATCTAATAATCGCAGTAGATAAGGGTAAACTTTATGTTGCTTATTCCGTACTGTCGTTCTTTTTCTGGGTGCTATAGATACAAGACCCATCAACATCATCAAACGCTTTACTCGCTTGCGATTTACTTTATATCCTGCTCGGAAAAGAATGTAAACCATTGTGCGGCTTCCATACCATGGATGCATTGTGTACTGCTCATCTATTGCCCTCATCACCTTCAAATTCTCCTCGCTCTCCGGTACTGCCTGACGATAATAACTGGAGCGTGGAAGGCTTAGCAGGTTACACTGCTGACGAATACTCAATTCCTTATTTGCTGGCTCTATCATCGCTCGTTTCTCACTTACCGTTGCGCAAGTAACAGGCTCTTTTTTTTTAGCCAGTCCACTTCTACTTGCAACTTCCCTATTTGACTATATAACCGCTCTCGCTCTGATTCATATGCCGCCTGAGAATTTTCTTGCACTCCATTAAATAACGTTGACGCCCCTTCTACTAAATGCTTTTTCCATTCATTCACCTGGTTCACATGAATATCAAATTCCTGCGCTATCTCATTGGCTGTCCTCTGACCTTTGAGCGCTTCTATTGCTACTTTTGCTTTGTACTCTTTGCCAAACTTCCGTCTGTTTTTCATTTTATCCTCCCATTCATTACAACCAGCTCTATCTTAACTGATTGTCTCATATTTGGGATCCACTATACATATAGAGTTTATAATCCAGATTGCCTTTTCCTATAACCTCCATACCACTGGTAAGTTCTCTTATCGGTTTGGCAATGCCTTGATTGATTAAACGTAATATAACAATTATAAAAAGTGTTAAACCGATTACAGTTATAATAATCATCATGTGTGCTTTAGAATGAAGAATTGAGAGTTCTTTGTAGCTTATATCGTAAAACTGAGAAGATAAAGAAACAATCGTCTGCGACCTTGTCAATACCTGTAAAATTAAATGCCTCTCAAGTTCAAGAGACGATTTACTATCAGCTTCTGTTTGTTTATCGTGAGTTTTGCTAATCTCTAAAAACAATTTATTTATACCCTTCAGATTATCGCTTACATCGTTAAGAATTTGCTGTTGCTTGGGATATTTGGATTGCAGTTCAGTCAAAAGGCGCGACAATGAATCGGTTTTCAATTGCCATTGTGTGTATATACGTTTTCTGGTTTCTGCTTGCTTTAGCATATAATCATAGACTAAAATATTCATCTCATAAACTTCCTTTACCAATTTTTCAGCTGTTTTAGTTGCATTACTTATTTGCTCATCCTGCTGCCTTTCATAGTTAAGCGTCAATCCTATGAAAATTACGACAATAAGAGAGATAATTGCGCCAATTTGTAGTTTAGTTTTAATTTTCATAATGTTTCACCTTATTATAGTAACAGCTTCAGGTTTCAGTGAGTTTAAGCTATCCGTGTGGATAAAATAAAAATAATTTGGCACATCGGCGCTCTCCACTACTTTATCATTTATCATCCATCGTGCCTGAGCCTCAAACCTTAAAAGCATTGATTGCTCTAAAAACACTTTCAATTTTATATCCTGTAGTGATTGTGATATTTCTAACTCACTGAAGCCCATCTTTTTTGTCACGATGCTTATAGCACGTTTCGGATTATCTATAGCATACTCCTCAGCCTGTATCAATGCTTTAAGAACTTTTTTTATTACGCCTGGTTTGTTCTTTATAAGGCTGTTTAACGCTACAATGTTAAAGTTTTTTATAAGAAGCCCTGGTTCGGCAAAAACTGTTATATTATCTCCAAAATGTTTGACAGCTTGTTCAATAAACGGCTCTCTTGTGGAAATGGCGTCAACTTCGTCCTTTATCAGCGCATTGTAGGTTTTGGCAGGATCATTAAATGTTATATTAATATCGCCTTCCTTCATGCCGTGTTTCATTAAAAAAAGATGCAGAAAATAGTGAACACCAGTGCCTTTAATCGTCCCAAGTCGTTTTCCTTTTATGTCCGATGGATTTATAATCCCTTTGTCTTTACTGGCAACGATACGTGGATCGTTATCTGCGCTGCCGATAGTTGCTATTACACTAAAATCCTGCCGCTTAAAACTGTTAAATACCACCATATTATCGGCTACCGTAACCATATTAAGTTTGCCCTCAAACATATCTCTTATAGCCACGTTCCCGCCTTCAACATACTTTACCGTGATATCAA
Coding sequences:
- a CDS encoding Crp/Fnr family transcriptional regulator, whose product is MELKDVPIFEGLTVSELKEIEPYIQFISLRKKEAVFNEGDKSDWFYIVAAGKVKITKLSQDGKELILEIVQDGELFGALAVFRGFPYPANAIAMENAKVVRILRKNLFRILDRFPILMFKITSIIGDRMKNSHETLKNIALERVESRIASLLIKLSDKSPTPGQIDIKLTKQDIAEMVGTTVETSIRTLSKFKKEGLITDKKGLHVITDKEGLEQYAN
- a CDS encoding tetratricopeptide repeat protein: MKSVLMCLFVFAFVGIVSAMEIKYQEALVYYEKTVELDPQNALYLNDTGCIYHTLGQYQKAIDYFISFSRAVAVEHRKIN
- the mutS gene encoding DNA mismatch repair protein MutS, producing MEFQELTPVMKQYFDLKKVYEDAILFFRFGDFYEMFGEDAIVASKVLQIALTARNKGKKESLPMCGIPYFAADAYLKKLIEAGHKVAVCEQIEETGSPKGIFKREIVRLVTPGTYEPENPGENTYIFSFYPINDLHGIAVSDISTGEFMVYETKESLTDEIHRFAAREIICPESLRDDIHYGTILKDFFVSYVSDLPFDFMEAYKLLLEHFKVSTLEGYGCEGKNGAISAAGGLISYLTDTQRSNLQFTKIKTLNMSSFMFIDAVTIRNLELVGNLKDSTKNDTLLAILENNLTPMGTRFLRDALLRPLIDTTEINKRLDAVGTLVYDYTLRGNLRAKLKSIQDIERITIKLIKGSANARDLLAVKSSVEAMPEIKELLNNQTDNYLRELAGEIPDFTSLIEVIEDSITDSPPASIRDGWIIRDGCSQDIDYLREIATKGKTFLSELEIKERSSSGINNLKVSYNKIFGYYIEVTKSYLHLVPPHFIRKQTLVNAERFITPELKEYENKIVGAEEKLKALEYDYFRAVVEKVELYAGGLKAAANAIAVIDYLQSLAETAKAKKYVKPEVHSGGEIVIKGGRHPVIEKTASVDKFIPNDCVLDTEDNRMLIITGPNMAGKSTYMRQNALIILMAQMGSFVPADSAKIGVTDRIFTRIGASDFLAKGQSTFMVEMIETSNIVNNATKQSLIILDEVGRGTSTFDGISIAWAVAEHIVNSIGARTLFATHYNELTDLVVTTLGVKNYNVSVKEWGDEIIFLRKIVKGAADKSYGIQVARLAGLPDSIVTRAKDILLELEKKEVQEVEAQVYLIKRRGKTAIQLDLFSSQIHPAVLSLINLDLKKLTPDEALNTLAELKKLAAN
- a CDS encoding DUF4189 domain-containing protein is translated as MKKLVYLLVLALIVVVSYSEKVYATGAIAISDEDEMYGVCTGADGKDEAKSCAVKACKDHGGTDCKFRVWFEKCGAVAESHKYFGIGWGKDKETAESKALDDCAHNCTIVASECEK
- a CDS encoding HAMP domain-containing histidine kinase; its protein translation is MHYPIPYPYTNRLNTLLEGYTLSPLKSGLDNGVHYTIHVARDITYLKDIQNALRESEDELKTKNYILDRLNRNLDSLVKNKVQEIKEKEKLLIQQSKMAAMGDMIAAIAHQWKQPLNAVSVIVQDIKDAYEYNEINDEYINSFIKNSLQQINFISKTIDDFRNFFKPSKEKETFDLIGISADVFSMMSSQFKHNMIDYKITCHTHGKTFNNLSEIVPCEATIITTYKSYLSHVIMNIISNAKDAIIQRRSSGGLSKNDMGLIAIDVYRDNNILKMEISDNGGGIPDEIMDKVFDQYFTTKDNTTGTGIGLYMSKMIIEDSIEGKIYLRNIPDGAVFTIELNV
- a CDS encoding ABC transporter substrate-binding protein; protein product: MKSKPFLILAMLITTVITIVVLGYSIKSSKNTLIREKASIAVAFEPITALCMIADEKGYFTSNGLDITVKYVEGGNVAIRDMFEGKLNMVTVADNMVVFNSFKRQDFSVIATIGSADNDPRIVASKDKGIINPSDIKGKRLGTIKGTGVHYFLHLFLMKHGMKEGDINITFNDPAKTYNALIKDEVDAISTREPFIEQAVKHFGDNITVFAEPGLLIKNFNIVALNSLIKNKPGVIKKVLKALIQAEEYAIDNPKRAISIVTKKMGFSELEISQSLQDIKLKVFLEQSMLLRFEAQARWMINDKVVESADVPNYFYFIHTDSLNSLKPEAVTIIR